One Williamsia phyllosphaerae genomic window, TCCACGACACCCTGCACCTGCTCGCCGACGGCAAGGTGGACGCGTCGCCGTTGCACACCGGAACCGTCGGACTCGACGGCGTCCCCGCGGCGTTCGACGTCCTCGCCGGCGCCGAGAAGCACGCCAAGGTCCTGATCGATCCGAGCAGTGCGGCCGTCCTGTGAGCGCCCCGACGCACCGCATCGAGTCCTTCACCCGGGACGGGCTGCGTTTCGACGTCTCCGACCGCGGACCGATCGACGGCGACGTGATCGTGCTCCTGCACGGATTTCCCGAACGTGCGAGCTGCTGGGACTCGGTGGTGCCGACACTGAACGCGCAGGGATACCGGACGCTCGCCCCCGACCAGCGCGGTTACTCACCCGGTGCGCGGCCGCCCCGCCGCCGCGACTACGCCTCGGGCGAGTTGGTGGACGACATCGCGGAGCTGATCACGGTTGCGGGCGGTCGGGCGCACGTGGTCGGTCACGACTGGGGAGCGAACATCGCATGGTCGATCGCCGCGGACCGACCGGACCTGGTGAGGACACTGACCGCGCTGTCGGTGCCCCATCCGACCGCCTTCATCCGTGCCGCGACACGTACGCGGCAGGGCCTCAAGTCCTGGTACATGGTCTTCTTCCAGACGCCACGGGTGCCGGAGGCCTCCGCCGCGCGACCCGGCGGCCGCATGGACCGGTCGCTGCGCGCAGCCGGGATGACCGCATCGGACGTCGAGCGGTTCCGGGCCGAGATCGTCGACTACGGCGCCCTGACCGGGGGCCTGAACTGGTACCGGGCGCTGCCCTTCACCGATCGCAAGCGGTTCGGCCGACGCGTGACGGTGCCGACGACGATGGTCTGGAGTGACGGCGACTCGTTCATCGACCGCGCCGGGGTCGAGGGGTGTGCTGACCTGGTCCGCGCGCCGTACGAACTCGTGGTGCTCGAGGGCGTCAACCACTGGATCCCCACCCAGGCCGCCGACGCGGCGGCCGACGCGATCCTCGCGCGAGCCCTGTCGGCCTGACCGATGTCGGCGCAGCGCGCCGACGCCTCTGTGCGTTTGCAGGCATGATCGAGAGAGTCGATCCGTCCGGATCGTGCGGCGCGGCGAGGGAGATCGACATCGGCATCAGTCTCAGGCCACGCGGTGGTCGGCGGTTCTGGGTGCTCGTCGCCGCGGCCGTCGTCGTCGTGCTGGCCGCGGTGATCGCCGTGGTCGCCACGACCGGCGGTGACGAGGACCCGGTCACCGAACGATCGATGACCGTCCCGGGCGTACCCGAGGCCGGACAGCCGGTCGGCCTCGACGCATCGGTGTTTCTGCCTCGCACCCGACCCGCACCGGCCGTCATGCTCGCGCACGGTTTCGGCGGGTCCAAGGCCGACCTGACCGCGCAGGCGCGGACACTCGCCGGGCGCGGCTACGTCGTGATCACCTACTCGGCGCGCGGATTCGGGGCCAGCGGCGGACTCATCCACCTCGACAACCCCGACTACGAGGTCGCCGACGCCCGCCGCCTGATCGATCTGCTGGCCACGATGCCGGAGGTCGAGCGCGACGGACCGGGCGACCCCCGCGTCGGCGTCGCGGGCGCGTCCTACGGCGGTGCACTGGCGCTGCTGGCCGCCGGATACGACCGTCGTGTCGACGCCGTGGCCGCCGACATCACCTGGAACGACCTGTCGCAGGCGCTGTTCCCCGTCGGTGTCGACTCCCAGGGTGCCGCCGGGGTGTTCAAACAGCAGTGGGCGGGTCAACTGTTCTCGCAGGCCACGCGCATGGCGACGTCGGACGGGTGCGGGAAGTTCGCGCCCGACGTCTGCGCCGCCTACCAGGCATCCGCCGCCGCAGGAGCGCCCGACGCGAGCCTGCAGACCCTGATGCGTGCGTCGAGCCCGGCGTCGATCCTGAGTCGTATCACCGCTCCGACGCTGCTCATCCAGGGACAGCAGGACTCGCTGTTCCCGATCGATCAGGCCGTTCGGAACGCCGAGGGCATCCGCTCGGCCGGAACCCCGGTCCGGATGCAGTGGCGCACCGGCGGCCACGATCAGCCGGGCGGGAACATCACCCCGTCCGTCGAGTCGTGGTTCTCCACGGTGTTGCAGGACAAGAGGACTCCCGATTCCGGGTTCGCCGCCGACGTCCCCGACGGTGCGCTGTCGACCGACACGGGCCGCTCGTCGGCGCGGCAGCTGACGGCGCCGTCGCTGGCCGAGGCGCAACGCCCGCGCGACGTCGCCGTGGCGGGCCCCGAGCAGACCGTGAACGCACCAGCCGGTGGCACCCCGTCAGCCATCACCGCCGTTCCCGGCATCGGAAGTCTGCTCAGTGCGGCCGCCGCGGCCACCGGCGCCGGCGCGCTGTCGGCGATCCCGGGTCAGGTCGCGGGCTTCGTGTCGGGACCGCTCGACGCCGACACCCTGATCGGCGGATCTTCCACAGTTCGCCTCCGGATCACCCCGCGAACCACCACGGACGCAACGCTGTTCGTATCCCTGGTCGACGTGGCACCCGACGGGCAGCGGACCCAGCCGTCCGGTCTGGTCACCCCCGTTCGACTCACCGGTCTGACGCCCGGACAACCCACCTCGGTGACCGTCGCACTGCCCACCGTGGTCCGGTCGGTGGTGTCCGGACACCGCCTGGCCGTTGCGGTCTCGACCACCGACCTCGGCTACCGGCTCCCGACCGACGCGCGCACGTACTCGGTGGCGTTGGAGTCGCCGACGCTGGCGCTGACCACCCTCACCGGGCGCGCCGAGTCGACGCCGTTCCCGTGGGGCTGGCCTGTCGTCGGTGTCATCGCGCTGCTGGCCTTGATCGCGGGCGTCAGCGTCGCGACGTGGCGCCGTCGGGCCCCGGGCGAGGCGGCGTCGGACGGAGAGGGTGTCTCGCCGATCGTGGTCGAGTCCCTGAGCAAGGAGTACGGCGACTCCTACCGTGCAGTCGACGACGTGTCGTTCCGCGTCGAGGCCGGGCAGGTCGTCGGCCTGTTGGGTCCCAACGGCGCGGGCAAGACCACGGTTTTGCGGATGATGGTCGGCCTCATCTCGCCGACGTCCGGGCACATCCGGCTGTTCGGCGAGGAGGTCCGCGCGGGGTCGTCGGTGTTGGCGCGCGTCGGTGCGTTTATCGAGGGACCGGGCCTGCTGCCGCATCTGTCGGGTCGTCAGAACCTTGATCTGTACTGGGCGGCCACCGGCCGACCGGCCGACGAAGCCGACTTCGAGACCGCGCTGGAGATCGCCGGGCTCGGGGCGTCGGTGGATCGCAAGGTCCGCAAGTACAGCCAGGGCATGCGGCAGCGGCTGGCCATCGCCCAGGCGATGCTCGGGCTGCCGGAGTTGCTGATCCTCGACGAACCCACCAACGGTCTCGACCCGCCGCAGATCGCTGAGATGCGTGAGGTGATGCGGCGCTACGCGGCCACCGGTCGCACGGTCGTCGTCTCCAGCCACCTGCTGTCGGAGGTGGAGCAGACGTGCAGTCACGTCGTGGTGATGCACAAGGGCCGGCTGATCACGGCCGGATCGGTGGACGAACTCGCCGGCGCGGCCACGTCGACGCTCGCCGTCGACGACGTCGCCGCCGCGCAGCGGGTGCTCGAGGCCGCGGGTGTGCGTGCGGAGGTCGTCGAGTCCCGACGGCACCTCGAAGAAGCGTTCCTCGACCTGATCGGAGATGAGTCCCGATGACCGAGAACACCGGTGGTACGGGCGAGGTCGAAACCGGCGGGCGTGCGGCGGCCACCCGGAAGGGCGTACACGACCGGCTCGACGGCATCGGTCCGGTCCAGCCGTCGACCTTCCGCCCGGGACGGACCCTGAGCCTGCGGGTCGAGGCGGTGCGACAGCTGCGCCGCCGACGCACGCAGGTCGCGGCGCTCCTCTTGCTGGTGCTGCCGCCCGTCATCGCCATCGCGTTCTCGTTGAGCTCGGACGATCCATCGACCGCGGGTTCGGACGGAGGCGGTCGGCAGAATTCGGCGCTGTACGGACTGGCGACGGCGGGCGGCGCGAACTTCGCGCTCTTCACCGAGTTCGCGGCGGGGTCGTTCCTGCTCACCGTCCTCATCGCGTTGTTCTGCGGCGACACCGTCGCGAGCGACGCGGGCTGGGCGTCGTTGCGCTACCTGCTGGTGATCCCGGTGCGACGCTCACATCTGTTGCGGCAGAAGCTGTTCATCGGGTTGGCGTCGAGCGCGATCGCGCTGATCCTGTTGCCGGTGTGGGCCTATGTGGTGGGTGGGCTGTTCTTCGGGTGGGGGCCGGCGCAGTCGCCGCTGGGTGGCGAGTTCACCAACGGTGAGACGTTGCAGCGTCTGGCGATCGTCGTCGGGTACACCTTGATCCAGTCTCTGGTGATCGCTGGTTTCGCGTTCCTGCTGAGTGTGGTGACCGACGCCCCGCTCGGCGCGGTCGGTGGCGCGACGATGCTGGTCATCCTGTCGAACATCCTGGATGCGATCTCGGCGCTCGACCCGTACCGCCAGTATCTGCCGACGCACTATCAGTTCGCGTGGCTGGATGCGTTGGGGCCGAACGTGGTCTGGGAGGACATGGCGCGCGGAGCCGGTATCTCGCTGATCTACTCGTCGGTGTTGTTCGGCTTCGCGTGGTGGTGGTTCGGCCGCAAGGATGTCGTGAGCTGATCCGCCGACCGTGCCGTAACCACCCGCCGACCGGGCCCTAACCACCCGCCGACCGGGCCCTAACCACCCGTCGAGCGGGCCTTAACCACCCGCCGAGCGTGCGCTTGCGAGAAATCAGCGGAAACAATGAACCGTCGGCGCTGATCGCGCGTCGAACGCAGCATGACCATCGACGATCAGCCCTTCCGACTGAGCGACATCGGACTACCCGCATCGATGACACCGCGCGAGGTGCCGCATCATTTTCGCCGTGTGCACCGCGCGGTCTACGTCAGTCCCGGGTTGACACTCGGGCCGGTCGAGACCATCCGGGCGGCGTGGTTGAGGGCGGGTCCGGAAGCGGTGGTGGGTGGAGTCAGCGCAGCGGTCCTGCACGGGGCGACGTTCTTCGACCACGGCGACGAGGTCGAACTGGTCCGCGCCCCGACCGGCCAAGGTCGACGACGCAGTCGCGTCCGCATCGTACGAACCGACCTCGATCCGCGAGACATCGTCGCCGTAGACGGCATGCCGGTGACCTCGGTGATCCGAACCGCATACGACCTGGGTCGCCGTGGACCCGCCTGGCTGGGTCTCGCGCACCTGGACGATCTGACTCGTTCCACCAACCTCGAGCTCGGCGTGCTGTGGCGATACGTCGTCGACCACCCGGCCGTACGAGGGATACGCCAGATCCGTGGGCTGATCCCGTGGGTCGACCCGAACGCGGAGTCATCAGGCGAGAGTTACATGCGGCATCTCGTTCTCGCACAGGGTCTACCGCGACCCGAAACCCAGGTGAAGGTCTTCGACGAGGCGGGGCGGACCGTCGCGAAGTTCGATCACGCGTACCGGGAGGAGAAGCTTGCTTTCGAGTTCGACGGGTTCGATTACCACTACAGCGACGAGCAACGGGCGTCTGACGCCCGACGGGATCGTGAAACGGCCCGACTCGGCTGGCACACCGAACGCCGGAACAGTGTCGAACTCTCCAACGACCCGTTCGAGTTTCTCGGCCGGCTCGAACTTCTCCTGGAGCAACGGGCTCGCCGAAGGCGTCGTTGAAGCACAGTCGGCAGGTAGTCAGGGCCCGCTCGGCGGGTGATTACGGCCCGCTCGGCGGGTGATTACGGCACGTTCGGCGGGTGGTTTGGGCACGTTCGGCGGGTGTTTACGGCCCGCTCGGCGGGAAACGTTGCCCGGTCACGTCGAACAGGTGGTGCACCGGATCGTGGATGAAGTATTGGCCCAGCGTCTCGATGGTGAACACGCTGCCGTCGCCACGCCGTCCGCTCCGCCCGAGCGCATCGTCGGGTACCGACCGGAAGAGTTCGGCCAGCACCGTTGCGTCGGAATGCATCTCGTGCAGGACGGTGGCCGCGTCCTGCTCGTTGTAGCGATCGGTGACCGCGGTGGCGTCCTGATCCCAGTTCTCGAACACCGGATTGTCCTCGGTCACCATCAGATCGACGCGTGCGGCGAACCGGCGGAAGACGTCGCGGACGTGCGCGGCGTACTCCAGGGGCGACCAGGTCGAATCGTCCGGCCGCAGGTGCGGATCGCCGAAGTCGAGTGCATCGGCCCATTGGTCGGCGTTGGCGAGAACGAGGTCGGGTATGTCGCGGAAGTCGACGCGGGATGCATCCAACCCGCATGCCTCACAGGGCCTCTCCAGCACCCAGGTCCAACTCTTCGTCTCCGGTTCGATGGGCATGGACGTCACAGTAGCCAGCCCAGAATCATGTCGACGGATCAGAATTGAACACCGCGCACAGTTGGCGGTGAACTTACGAGAATTGGCCGGATCGGCGCGTTGTCAGCGGGTCCCGACGTAGATGAACAGCGTGTACATGGCGACCGCCGGGAGCAACACGCACCACCCGGTGATGAGGATGTTGCGGACGTTGGCCGAGCGGCACAGCCCCATGACGCCCAGCATGTTCACGTTGGGCAGCGGACCGTACGTGTCGGCCTTGGATGCGAACAGCAACACCACCACCCAGACGCCGGCGCCGATCCCCGCAATGGATGCGAGCTCACCGAAGATCTTGTCCAGCAGGACCACCTGCGCGGCCGACGCCCCCGGCACGCCGACCCAGCCGATGAGCGCGACGGTCATCGCGAACAGGAAGGGGGTCAGGCCCCGGATCTCGGTGCCGTACGACCCGAGGACGACGGTGAACGGGTTCAGGCGTGCGATCGCGTTGAAGAGCAGCGCCAGCAGATAGAACAGGACGAACAGCCACGCCAGCTTGGCCGCTCCTCGGTAGGCGTTGACGGCGAACGCTTTCGGCGACATCCCTGCGCCCGCGGCGGTCACGATGGAAAGCAGCGGTAGCGCGAGCAGCGGTAGCGCGATGCCCGCGGTGGTGATGGTCGCGACGACGAGAACGGCCACCAGGGTCATGGCGAACGCCACCGCGGCGCGGCCGGACCGTCGGTCATCGACAGCGGGGGAGTCGGTCTCGATCGCGCCCAGCTCCTCCGGTGAGTAGTGGTCGTCGCCGCCGGCGGTACGCCTCTGCATCCACGGGACGACGATCATGCCGACCACGATCGACAGCACGGCGAGGGGGCCGCCACCGTGGAGCAGGTACCCGAGGTAGCCGGTGTCGGCGGCCTGCATGATCGCGATGTTCCCGCCGGCGAACGGGGCGATCGCGAATCCGGCACAGCCGCCGATGAAGATCGCCGACGCGGTGGCCGACCTGGTTAGTCCGGCGCGCGCCGCCACCGGGAGCAGCACCGGCACGGCGACCGCCAGAGCGCCGGCCAGTGTTCCCAACGCGGCGACAAGCAGGAAGCACGTCAGCATGATCCCGGCGGCGACCGACGTCGTGTTCGAGGTGCCGACCACCCGGATGGCCGCCGACACGATCCGGGTCGCCGCCCCACTGGCACGGAGGATCTCGGCGAGGGCGCCTCCGAGCAGGATCACCACGCCGATGATCGTGACCTGGTCGACAGCCGACTCCCGCGCGATCTCGACCACCGTCTGCGGTCCAGGGAGCAGGAGCAACGCGGCCGAGAGGACCGACACCGACGTGGCCACCAGGATTCGCATGCCGAGAGCGGCGAGGATTCCGTAGAGGGCGATGGGCAGGAACCCCCACAGGGTCGACGGCTCGACCCGCAGTCCGACCACCAGCGAGACGACGATGCTCACCGCGGCGACGAGATTGACCGGGCGGGTGAGTCGTCGGATGTCGCCGGGGCGCTGCCCAGTGAGCAACGGTGTGGTCTGCAACTCGGGCCTCCGGCGTGGTCGTGAGAACGCCGACTGCCGGGGACCTCGGTGTCGCCCGGCGCCTGTCGGACGAGTTGCGACATTACAGGGAAACCGGGCCCACCCTGCAGCTCCGCCGCTTTGTGGGACGTGCGCCAGGAAACCTTGTTCGGGTTCGTGGAGGGGTCACGGGTCCTACGTCGGGGTACCTACCGGGTCTGTCGTCGGGGCGCCTTCGGAGTGCTCGGACTTCTCGGAGTCCGTTCCCGGGTGCGCCGGCAGGTAGATCAGCGTCAGCACGGCTGCCACAGCGGTGACCGCGCCCGCCACGATGCATCCGGTGGCGAAGCCGTCGACGAAGCCGGACCGCGCGATCTCGGCGAGCTGCGCCCCCGCCCGGGCGCCGACCTCCCCGAACTGGGACGCGGCGACGCGGGACGCCTCGAGTGCGGCGCCGACGGAATCGCGAGCGGGATCGACCAGTCGCTCGGGCAGACCCGCCGTGGCGTCGAGGTGGTCGCGGTAGACCGACAACGCCACCGATCCGATGACCGCGACGCCGAGGGTGCCGCCGAGTTCTCGGGTCGCGTCGTTGACCGCCGATCCCATCCCGGCCTTGTCCGGCGGGACGACGCCCATGATGGCCTCGGTGGCGGGTGCACTGGTCAGGCCGATGCCGACGCCGAGGAAGATCATCTGCCCGGCGATGACGAGGTAGCTGGTCTCCGAACCCACCGTCGCGGCCCAGCCGAACGCCAGGCTCAACGACACGAGGCCGAGCGCCACGATCAGTTTCGATCCGACGCGCACGGCGAGGCGCGGCCCGACCAACGAGGCGACCGCGATGGAACCCGCCACCGGCAGCATCCGGATGCCAGTCTCGAGCGCGCCGTAGTCGCGGACCGACTGGAAGTACTGGGTGACCAGGAAGATGAAACCGAACAGGGCGAAGAAGGCCGCGGTGACCGCGCCGCTGGCCGCCGTGAAGCGCAGGTTGGCGAACAGCCGCACGTCGAGCATGGGATGCGTCGCGCGGATCTCCTGCAGGACGAACAGGGTGAGAAGAGCTGCGGCGGCGATGAACCCGATGATGGTCGCCGTCGACGACCACCCTCGATCCGGTGCCTCGATGATCGTGTAGACCAGCAACCCGAGGGCGAGCGTGGACAGTCCGAGCCCGATCAGGTCCAGCGGCGGGGTCGACGGGTCGCGAGAGTCGGGGATGAACCGGAAGGCCACGACCAGCGTGACTGCCGCGGCTGCGCCGACGAACAGGAGAATCGAACCCCACCAGAAGGATTCGAGCAGTGCGCCGCCGACAACCGGCCCGACGGCGACCGAGATACCCGTCGCCGCACCCCAGATGCCGATTGCCTTGACGCGCTCGGAACGCTCGGTGAAGACGTTGGTGAGGATGGACAACGTCACCGGATAGACCACCGCCGCCGCGACGCCGGCCAGCGCTCGCCATGCGATCAGCACGTCGGGATTCGAGCTCCAGGCCCCGGCGATCGACGCGATCAGCGACACCGCCAGCCCCATCAGCAGGAACCGACGTCGACCGAACCGGTCGCTCAGCGATCCGGCCGCGAGCACCAGCGCCGCGAAAGCCAGATTGAACGCATCCACGATCCACAGCAGGTCTCGCGTGGAGGCGCCCAACTCGGTGACCAACGACGGCAGCGCGATGTTGACGATGGTGGTGGAGATGTTGACGACGAACACGGCTGCGCACAGCGATACGAGCACTGCGACCTTGTTCGTCCCGCGTTCCGTCGACCACCCGAGGCTTTGCATAACGAAGTTCTACCACGGCGCCAATCGATCTCACAAGATCAGACGGGGACGCGGCTCAGGTGGTCAGGCGCCGCGGGGTCGTCGTGAGAGCATGAAACCCATGGCAGAACGGCATGACGACACCGACGCGGAGACGCAGCCGGAGCCGGTCCGCGACCGATTGGTGACCGTCACGATCGCCCTGCTGGCCGACGTGGGCCCCTCGGAGATCAAGGTCCGACGGATCGCGGAGGAGGCCGGCGTCTCCACCATCGCCGTGTACCACCATTTCGGCGGTGTCCGTGAGCTGCTCCAGGTGGTGGTCGGCCGTGGCTACCGCACCCTGCGGACCGCCTTCGAGAGGGCGGCCGCGGCGGGCCCCGACCCGGGCGCCCAGTTGTTCGCGATAGCCCTGTCGTGTCGGCAGGTGGCACAGGACAACGCCCACCTCTACGACATGATGTTCGGACTCTCGACACGCGGGACGTACCGATACGTCGCCGAGGCACCGGACGGAGGCCCGACCCAGCAGTTCCTCGAGTCGTACGCCGTCTTCGCCGCCGCCTGCCACCGACTGGTCGAGTCGGGACGCATCACGATCACCGACGGACATCAGGTCGCCGCCGAACTGTGGAGTGCCGTACACGGATTCGTCACGCTCGAGATGGCCGGGCATTTCGCGCGCTTCGACAACCCGGTCGGTCAGGTGCTGGCGCCGATGTGCGTCAATCACTTCGTCGGATTGGGTGATGAGCGGTCGCGCGCCGAGAGGTCTGGGCTCGACGCAGTCGCATGGTGGAACTCCGAGGGCCCCGGCAGCGAGAACGCGGCGGCGAAGATCTCGATCTGACCGCCGACTGCCCAGTGAACGTCCGCAAATGCCCACTCAACGTCCGTAGCTGCCCACTCGACGTCCGTATCCGCCCAGTCGACGCGGGTCCAATTCCGACGGAGTCAGGTGCCGGTCGACCCACCGTTGATGTGATCCCGCACATCCGACGCGGTGGCGCCTCCCGCGACGACGTACACACGATCGTCGTCGCGGGAGGCGTTGTTCCACGAATCGTCGTCCAGGTTCTGCCAGTCCACGAGTTGACCGTCGGCGTCGAAGGCCAACTGCGCCCGGTTCGGGTGGCGGATGGCGACGCGGGCGATGCGGTGGGCGAGCGCATCGATGTCCGCGGTCTCCATGGTCATCTCCTCACATCGGCGTGGAACCCAGTATCGAGGACGACCGAGGGGATCGGCGTCACGACACCCGTGCCCAGCCTCCTTGTGCTTGCGCAGTGTTTGGGGTCTGCTGAAGCGATGGCTGACGACGACGACAATTCACCGCACCGGGTGTTCGATCCCTCGAGCGGGAAGGACCCCGACACCGAGGGCGTCGCGGACGGCGACGACGTTCCCGCGCCCCGCCGTCGTGGTTCGTCGGACGACGACGAGGCCTCGACGTCGGACGACGCCGAGGCCTGACCGTCGGATCACGCCCGATCGTGGAGGGTGACCTGGTAGCCGTCGGGATCGGCGAAGGTGAACGTGCGGCCGAACGGTCCGTCGATCGGATCCGACACGATCCGGTGACCATCGGCGGTCAATGCGTCGTGAATGGCCTGGACGTCGGTGGCGTGCAGCCAGATGGCCGCGCCGATCCCGGGTTGTGCGACCGAATCGAGGTCGGTGCCGGGGACGATGTCGCGCAACGCGAATGCGATGGGCGCCGTCTCGAAGACCACGGCGTGGGGCGGGCCCGCCTGGGAGCGGACGAGGCCGAGGTACTGCTCGTAGAACGCCTGCGATGCTGCGAGATCGCGAGCCTGCAGGGAGATGAAGTCGGGACCGGTGACCGGCATGTGATGCTCCTTGGTTGTGTGTCAGTTTTCTGACACACGCAATGTATGTCAGAATACTGACATGAGTCAAGACGGCGGCGGCATCGATCTCGAGACGTCGGTGGGTTACCTGCTCAAAGAGGCAGCGAGCGCCCTGCGGGTGGCCATGGAATCGGTACTGCGCCCACTCGGGTTGACCGTCACGCAGTACTCATGCCTCGAGTTGCTCAGCCAACGCCCGGGCCTGTCCAACTCCGAACTCGCACGGGGGACCTTCATCACCCGGCAGTCGATGAACGTACTGGTGCAGGCGTTGGAGCGCGATGGCTACGTCACCCGGCCGACGCAGGCGCCCGTCGGCAAGGTCCTGCCGACGGCGCTGACCCCCCGAGGCCGGCGAAGTCTCGACAGGGCCAGTGCAGCAGTACGTTCCGTCGAGGTACAGATGCTGAGCGGCCTCACCCAGGACGATCGGTCGCAGGCGCTGACGAGTCTGCGCAGCATGGTGCAGGCGCTGCATGACGTCGACGGCAACAGTTGAGCGGCGGTTTCCGAGCGAGGGCTCTCCGCTATTCCGCGTCTGCCAAGACGATGTCGAACTCGACCCGCGCCCAGACGGCTCCGGCCAGATCGCGGCCGTCCGGTGTGGCGGTACCGGCCGCCTGCTCGACGAAGTCCATGACCAGCGAATCCTTCACGCCGAACACCGAATCGGAGTCCAGCAGGTCATCTCCGCGGACGAAGATGTGGGTGACCAGCCGACGCATCCCCGGTGCG contains:
- a CDS encoding MarR family winged helix-turn-helix transcriptional regulator — its product is MSQDGGGIDLETSVGYLLKEAASALRVAMESVLRPLGLTVTQYSCLELLSQRPGLSNSELARGTFITRQSMNVLVQALERDGYVTRPTQAPVGKVLPTALTPRGRRSLDRASAAVRSVEVQMLSGLTQDDRSQALTSLRSMVQALHDVDGNS
- a CDS encoding alpha/beta fold hydrolase produces the protein MIERVDPSGSCGAAREIDIGISLRPRGGRRFWVLVAAAVVVVLAAVIAVVATTGGDEDPVTERSMTVPGVPEAGQPVGLDASVFLPRTRPAPAVMLAHGFGGSKADLTAQARTLAGRGYVVITYSARGFGASGGLIHLDNPDYEVADARRLIDLLATMPEVERDGPGDPRVGVAGASYGGALALLAAGYDRRVDAVAADITWNDLSQALFPVGVDSQGAAGVFKQQWAGQLFSQATRMATSDGCGKFAPDVCAAYQASAAAGAPDASLQTLMRASSPASILSRITAPTLLIQGQQDSLFPIDQAVRNAEGIRSAGTPVRMQWRTGGHDQPGGNITPSVESWFSTVLQDKRTPDSGFAADVPDGALSTDTGRSSARQLTAPSLAEAQRPRDVAVAGPEQTVNAPAGGTPSAITAVPGIGSLLSAAAAATGAGALSAIPGQVAGFVSGPLDADTLIGGSSTVRLRITPRTTTDATLFVSLVDVAPDGQRTQPSGLVTPVRLTGLTPGQPTSVTVALPTVVRSVVSGHRLAVAVSTTDLGYRLPTDARTYSVALESPTLALTTLTGRAESTPFPWGWPVVGVIALLALIAGVSVATWRRRAPGEAASDGEGVSPIVVESLSKEYGDSYRAVDDVSFRVEAGQVVGLLGPNGAGKTTVLRMMVGLISPTSGHIRLFGEEVRAGSSVLARVGAFIEGPGLLPHLSGRQNLDLYWAATGRPADEADFETALEIAGLGASVDRKVRKYSQGMRQRLAIAQAMLGLPELLILDEPTNGLDPPQIAEMREVMRRYAATGRTVVVSSHLLSEVEQTCSHVVVMHKGRLITAGSVDELAGAATSTLAVDDVAAAQRVLEAAGVRAEVVESRRHLEEAFLDLIGDESR
- a CDS encoding VOC family protein, which translates into the protein MPVTGPDFISLQARDLAASQAFYEQYLGLVRSQAGPPHAVVFETAPIAFALRDIVPGTDLDSVAQPGIGAAIWLHATDVQAIHDALTADGHRIVSDPIDGPFGRTFTFADPDGYQVTLHDRA
- a CDS encoding TetR/AcrR family transcriptional regulator is translated as MAERHDDTDAETQPEPVRDRLVTVTIALLADVGPSEIKVRRIAEEAGVSTIAVYHHFGGVRELLQVVVGRGYRTLRTAFERAAAAGPDPGAQLFAIALSCRQVAQDNAHLYDMMFGLSTRGTYRYVAEAPDGGPTQQFLESYAVFAAACHRLVESGRITITDGHQVAAELWSAVHGFVTLEMAGHFARFDNPVGQVLAPMCVNHFVGLGDERSRAERSGLDAVAWWNSEGPGSENAAAKISI
- a CDS encoding alpha/beta fold hydrolase, whose protein sequence is MSAPTHRIESFTRDGLRFDVSDRGPIDGDVIVLLHGFPERASCWDSVVPTLNAQGYRTLAPDQRGYSPGARPPRRRDYASGELVDDIAELITVAGGRAHVVGHDWGANIAWSIAADRPDLVRTLTALSVPHPTAFIRAATRTRQGLKSWYMVFFQTPRVPEASAARPGGRMDRSLRAAGMTASDVERFRAEIVDYGALTGGLNWYRALPFTDRKRFGRRVTVPTTMVWSDGDSFIDRAGVEGCADLVRAPYELVVLEGVNHWIPTQAADAAADAILARALSA
- a CDS encoding MFS transporter, whose amino-acid sequence is MLVSLCAAVFVVNISTTIVNIALPSLVTELGASTRDLLWIVDAFNLAFAALVLAAGSLSDRFGRRRFLLMGLAVSLIASIAGAWSSNPDVLIAWRALAGVAAAVVYPVTLSILTNVFTERSERVKAIGIWGAATGISVAVGPVVGGALLESFWWGSILLFVGAAAAVTLVVAFRFIPDSRDPSTPPLDLIGLGLSTLALGLLVYTIIEAPDRGWSSTATIIGFIAAAALLTLFVLQEIRATHPMLDVRLFANLRFTAASGAVTAAFFALFGFIFLVTQYFQSVRDYGALETGIRMLPVAGSIAVASLVGPRLAVRVGSKLIVALGLVSLSLAFGWAATVGSETSYLVIAGQMIFLGVGIGLTSAPATEAIMGVVPPDKAGMGSAVNDATRELGGTLGVAVIGSVALSVYRDHLDATAGLPERLVDPARDSVGAALEASRVAASQFGEVGARAGAQLAEIARSGFVDGFATGCIVAGAVTAVAAVLTLIYLPAHPGTDSEKSEHSEGAPTTDPVGTPT
- a CDS encoding ABC transporter permease; the encoded protein is MTENTGGTGEVETGGRAAATRKGVHDRLDGIGPVQPSTFRPGRTLSLRVEAVRQLRRRRTQVAALLLLVLPPVIAIAFSLSSDDPSTAGSDGGGRQNSALYGLATAGGANFALFTEFAAGSFLLTVLIALFCGDTVASDAGWASLRYLLVIPVRRSHLLRQKLFIGLASSAIALILLPVWAYVVGGLFFGWGPAQSPLGGEFTNGETLQRLAIVVGYTLIQSLVIAGFAFLLSVVTDAPLGAVGGATMLVILSNILDAISALDPYRQYLPTHYQFAWLDALGPNVVWEDMARGAGISLIYSSVLFGFAWWWFGRKDVVS
- a CDS encoding permease, coding for MQTTPLLTGQRPGDIRRLTRPVNLVAAVSIVVSLVVGLRVEPSTLWGFLPIALYGILAALGMRILVATSVSVLSAALLLLPGPQTVVEIARESAVDQVTIIGVVILLGGALAEILRASGAATRIVSAAIRVVGTSNTTSVAAGIMLTCFLLVAALGTLAGALAVAVPVLLPVAARAGLTRSATASAIFIGGCAGFAIAPFAGGNIAIMQAADTGYLGYLLHGGGPLAVLSIVVGMIVVPWMQRRTAGGDDHYSPEELGAIETDSPAVDDRRSGRAAVAFAMTLVAVLVVATITTAGIALPLLALPLLSIVTAAGAGMSPKAFAVNAYRGAAKLAWLFVLFYLLALLFNAIARLNPFTVVLGSYGTEIRGLTPFLFAMTVALIGWVGVPGASAAQVVLLDKIFGELASIAGIGAGVWVVVLLFASKADTYGPLPNVNMLGVMGLCRSANVRNILITGWCVLLPAVAMYTLFIYVGTR
- a CDS encoding DinB family protein, whose product is MPIEPETKSWTWVLERPCEACGLDASRVDFRDIPDLVLANADQWADALDFGDPHLRPDDSTWSPLEYAAHVRDVFRRFAARVDLMVTEDNPVFENWDQDATAVTDRYNEQDAATVLHEMHSDATVLAELFRSVPDDALGRSGRRGDGSVFTIETLGQYFIHDPVHHLFDVTGQRFPPSGP